GACCTCGGACCTGGCCGCCCGTATCTGGCAGAAGATCTCGCTGTTGCCCGACTGAGCGAGATCGCTGCGTCAGCTGTCCGCGGGGCGGGTTCGGTATTTTCTACGGCGGGGGCGTAGTTTATTCGTGTGACCCTGTCTCCCTCCCGCTCCGTGCGTCGGCAGAAGCACGATGTCCACGACCGCCCGTTCATCGTCATCTGGGAGGTCACCCGCGCCTGCCAGCTCGCGTGCCTGCACTGCCGCGCAGACGCCATCACCCGCCGCAACCCCGGCGAGCTGACCCTGGAGGAGGGACGGCGGCTGCTCGACGGCATCGCCGATTTTCCCAAGCCCCACCCGCTGGTCGTGCTGACCGGTGGCGACCCCTTCGAGCGCCCCGACCTGGCCGAGCTCGTGCGGTACGGCGCGTCGATCGGGCTGTCGGTCTCGCTCTCGCCGTCGGTCACCCCGAACCTGACGCCGGAGCGCCTCACGGAGATGCACGCAGCCGGAGCCAAGGCCATCTCGCTGTCGCTCGACGGTGCGCGCGCCGGCACCCACGACGCCTTCCGCGGGTTCGAGGGCACGTACGCGGCCACGCGGGTCGCGGCGCAGCAGGTCACGGACGCGGGCTTCCGGTTGCAGATCAACTCCACGGTGACCCGGAAGACCGTCGAGGAGCTCCCCGCCCTGCTGCGTGACGTCATCGAGCTCGGCGCGAAGCTCTGGAGCGTGTTCTTCCTCGTGCCGACCGGGCGCGGCCAGCAGCTGCAGACCCTCTCGGCCGACGAGGTCGAGGATGTGCTGCACTGGCTCGCTGACATGTCCCGGTTCATCGCGATCAAGACCACGGAGGCACCCCACTTTCGTCGGGTCGTCCTCCAGCGGGAGATCGCTGCCGCGGCCGGGGAGAACCCCACGGCCGGACGGGGTGAGCTGTACCGGCGCCTGGTGGCGATGACGGCGGTCGAGCTCGAGGGCGTCGCCGTGCGCGACCGCCCCGCGCGGCCCCCGATCGACGTCAACTCGGGGCGCGGCTTCATGTTCATCGACCACACAGGGAAGGTGTACCCCTCGGGCTTCCTCCCGCACGTGGCCGGAGACGTCCGGACGACATCCGTGGCGGAGATCTACCGGTCGGCGCCAATCATGCGTCAGTTGCGCTCGCCGGAGGCCTTCGGCGGCAAGTGCGGGGTGTGCGAGTTCCGTGAGGTGTGCGGCGGCTCCCGCTCGCACGCCTACGCCGTCACCGGCGACCCGCTGGCGGAGGACCCGAGCTGTGCCTACGTGCCCAGGGCCGTCCTGAATGAGGCGGTCACACCTCTGTCGTAGCGGGTCGACGCCCTCACGTCTGCTCGCGCAGGTACCTCCCGAAGTGCGGGACGGTGAACGCGATGCGGCCCCGCTCGGCGGAGTAGATCAGCCCCTTCTTCAGCAACGCGTCGCGGGCGGGGGAGAGGGACTGGGGCTTCTTGTCGAGGACCCGGGCGACCTCCGCGGTGGGGACGGACTCGATGTCGTCGAGCTCCTCCTCCCCCTTCGCCGCGATCCCGGCTGCGACGTCCGCCATGGCGCGCAGGTACTCCCGCTCGCCCGGGGTCGCCCGCTCGTAACGGGACCCGAAGAAGCCGACCGCCAGCTCCGACTCCGCCTCGGGGGAGGCGACGCGGACGTCCTCGACCCGGATCGGGGACTGCGGTGCCTGGTCCCAGACCGCCTTGCCGTAGGCCTGGATGAAGTACGGGTAGCCGCCGGTCGCGAAGTACAGGGCGTCGAGCGCCTCCTGCTCGTACTCGGCCATCTCGTCGGCGGCGGGTGCGGTGAGCGCGTGGTCGGCCTCCGCCCGCGCCAACCGGTCGATGCGCTGGTAGCGGAAGAGCCGCTCGCTGTAGGACTTGCTCGCCGAGAGCACCGCCGGCAGGTGCGGCAGGCCGGCGCCGACGACGATGAGGGGCGCGCCGTTCTGGCTCATCTCGTGGCAGGCCGCGCAGATCGCCGAGACGTCCTCCGGGCCGAGGTCCTGCATCTCGTCGATGAAGACCGCGATGCCCCGCCCGAGGTCCGCCGCCAGGCCGCCCACGTCGGTGAAGAGCTCCACGAGGTCGATCTCGATGTCGCCCGAGTCCGCGCGGCCCTTGACGGCCGGGGCGTCGATGCCCGGGTTCCACACCTCGCGCAGCTTCGTGCCCGGCTTGGCATCGCGCTGGGCGAAGGACTTGATCACCCCGAGGACGTGTGCGACCTCGTCCTCCTGGGTGTGCCCGAGCTCGCGGACCGCCTGGTGCAGCGCACTCGAGAGCGGCCGGCGCAGCCCTTGGTCGGGGCGGGCCTCGAGCTTGCCGGTGCCCCACTTCGCGCGCACGGCGGCCGAGCGCAGCTGGTTGAGCAGGACCGTCTTGCCGACGCCGCGCAGGCCGGTGAGGACGAGGGAGCGCTCCGGTCGGCCGGTGACGATGCGCTTGAGCACGACATCGAATCGTTTCAGCTGCTCGTCGCGGCCGGCGAGCTCGGGAGGGCGCTGGCCGGCGCCGGGGGCGTAGGGGTTCGTGATCGGGTCCACGATGGGACCGTATCCGCATGTATAGGCAACGTCGGATATCTCGGGAGATTGCGCAAGGCGTGTTGCGTGGGGCGTCGCTCCCGGGTGCGGGCGAAGGTGGTGGGCCGGGTTCGGCGCGACGCCCCGATTCTGTTGTCTAGGCCAATCTAAACCGCAGCGAAGATCAGCGCAGAGTCGTGGATCGCGCCCGATGGCCCTGCTCGTGCCCCCCTCGTCGCGTGCGGTGCCGCTGGCCCGTCGCCGTGGTGAGAGACTGGTCACATGCCCGCCGCAACCCCCTCGTCCTACTCCGTCACCATCCGCCTGCACACCTCCACGGACTACGCCGTCGTCGGACGGGTGGCCACCGTGATCGCCGAGCAGGGCGGCATCGTCACCGCCATCGACATCGCCGACTCGCGGCACGACCGGCTCACCGTCGACGTCACCTGCTCCGGCATCAACGTCGACCACACCGACGACCTCGTCGAGGCGGTGGAGTCGGTGGACGGGGTGACCGTCCACAAGGTCTCCGACCGCACCTTCCTGCTCCACCTCGGCGGCAAGATCGAGGTGCGCTCCAAGGTCGCGCTGAAGACCCGCGACGACCTGTCGATGGCCTACACCCCCGGCGTCGGTCGCGTTTCCACCGCGATCGCGAAGAACCCCGACGACGCGCGCCGCCTGACGATCAAGGGCAACAGCGTCGCCGTCGTCACCGACGGCTCCGCGGTCCTGGGCCTGGGCAACATCGGCCCCGAGGCCGCGATGCCGGTCATGGAGGGCAAGGCCGCCCTGTTCAAGCAGTTCGCCGACATCGATGCCTGGCCGATCTGCCTGGCCAGCCAGGACACCGACGAGATCGTGCGCGCGGTCGAGATGATCGCCCCCGGCTTCGGTGGCATCAACCTCGAGGACATCGCCGCGCCGCGCTGCTTCGAGATCGAGCGCCGCCTGCGCGAGAGCCTGGACATCCCGGTCTTCCACGACGACCAGCACGGCACCGCCATCGTCGTCCTCGCCGCCCTGCGCAACGCCCTGCGCGTCGTGGGCAAGCAGCTCGAAGAGGCGAACGTCGTCGTCGCCGGCGGTGGCGCCGCCGGCTCGGCCATCGTCACCCTGCTGCTGGCCGCCGGCGCGAAGGACGTCATCGTCTTCGACCGCGAGGGGCTGCTCTCCCGTGACGACGACTCGCTCTCGCCCGCCAAGAAGGAGCTCGCCGAGCGCACCAACCCGCGCAGGCTCCGCGGCGACCTGCCGGACGGGCTCCAGGACGCCGACGTCTTCATCGGTGTCTCCGCGCCGAACATCCTCAAGGCCGAGTGGATCCGTGACCGCATGGCGCAGGACCCGATCGTCTTCGCGCTCGCCAACCCGGACCCGGAGATCGACCCGGCCGAGGCCGCGCAGTACGCCACGGTCGTCGCCTCCGGCCGCAGCGACTACCCGAACCAGATCAACAACGTCCTCGCCTTCCCCGGTGTCTTCCGCGGCCTGCTCGACGCGCACGCCGAGGACATCACCACCGAGATGCTCATCCGAGCGGCCGACGCGATCGCCGGGGTCGTCACCGACGAGGAGATCAACCCCTCGTTCATCATCCCCAGCGTCTTCCACTCCGAGGTCGCCGACGCAGTCGCCGTCGCGATCTCCGGGGAGGGCAAGTCCACCACCGGCACGCAGACGGGGCCGATCAAGGTCGGATCCCGGTCCACCGCCGCACCGCTGGACGACACCGGCATCATGCCGCGCGTGCAGTAACCGAGTCCGCCCGGGTGGATTCGGCAGGGGAGCGCGGGCCGATGGGGGCGTGGCCCGGCTCAGGGAGCGAGGAACGAGCGACCAAGGGCCGCGTCCGCATCGGGCTGCGCTGGGGACGAATGGCACCCTTGGTCCCGTGAACGAACCCCGCACCTACCGCAAGGACACCTCCGCCGCGCCTCGCGGCTACTCCTCCTGGGAGGCCGCGGGGCTGCTGTGGCTCGCCGAGGCCGAGGCGGACGGCGGCGCCCACGTCGCCGAGCTGCGGGACGTCGACGTCACCCACATCGACCTCGTGAAGTACGCCCCGGCCCCCTCGACCAATGTCGCGGCCGACGAGTTCGGGGCGGCCCTGGCGACCACCCACGCCGCCGGGGCGCCGGCCTTCGGCGCGCCGCCCGCGCGGTGGACCAGCCACGGGTTCATCGGCCCGGGGGACTCCCCGATGCCGATGCCCGTGGAGCCGACGCAGACGTGGGGTGCCTTCTTCGCCGAGCAGCGCATCCGCCACATGCTGCGCGCCGGCCGCTCCCAGGGGCTGTGGGAGGAGGAGAGCGAGGTCATCGAACGCGTCGCCGCCCGCCTCGAGACCGGTGAGTTCGACGACGGCCGTCCGCCCGCCCGTATCCACGGCGACCTGTGGGCCGGCAACGTGCTGTGGACCCGCAAGGGCGCCGTCCTCATCGACCCCGCCGCCCACGGCGGCCACCCAGAGACCGACCTCGCGATGCTGCTCCTCTTCACCGCCCCGCACATCGCGCGCATCATCGCGGCCTACGACGAGGCCGCGCCCCTGGCGGACGGCTGGCAGGAGCGGGTCGGGCTGCACCAGCTCTTCCCCGTGATGGTCCACGCCGTGATCTTCGGTGGTGGCTACGTCCAGCAGGCCGTGGAGATGGCGCGCAGGTACGCCTGAGCCCATCACATCGCCTGCACCAGGTGGCGATGGGCCGCGAGCGAGCAGGGGAGGAGGGCGAAGGGGGGGACATCCCCCCTTCGCCTCGGGGGAGAACTCGGCAGACCCGGGCGACTCCGGCTGCGAGAGTTGTCCCGTGAGCACACAGACGATGAATCCACCACTGGAGCGGCTGGAGCGGCCCGGTCTCGGGCGACGCTGGCTCGCCGGCTGGGGCAGCGTCCTGCTCCTGGTGACGAGCATCCTCACGTCGGTCGGGGCGATGGTCTTCACGGTGCTCGTCATCGGGGCGACGGTGGCCATCACCGCGGGCGGCATCGGCCTGCTCCTGCTCGTCCCGCTCGTGTGGCTCGCCGGCGTCATCGGCCACGCGGAGCGGCACCGCATCGTCGCCCTCTCCGGCCGTCGCGTGCACCCACCGGCGCGGCGGGAGCAGCCGTGGTGGCGGCGGCTCTTCCTCGACGAGCACTCGTGGCGCAGCGTCGCCTACCTGGCGCTGCACTCGCTGTGGGGCTTCGTCACCGG
Above is a window of Janibacter cremeus DNA encoding:
- a CDS encoding NAD-dependent malic enzyme is translated as MPAATPSSYSVTIRLHTSTDYAVVGRVATVIAEQGGIVTAIDIADSRHDRLTVDVTCSGINVDHTDDLVEAVESVDGVTVHKVSDRTFLLHLGGKIEVRSKVALKTRDDLSMAYTPGVGRVSTAIAKNPDDARRLTIKGNSVAVVTDGSAVLGLGNIGPEAAMPVMEGKAALFKQFADIDAWPICLASQDTDEIVRAVEMIAPGFGGINLEDIAAPRCFEIERRLRESLDIPVFHDDQHGTAIVVLAALRNALRVVGKQLEEANVVVAGGGAAGSAIVTLLLAAGAKDVIVFDREGLLSRDDDSLSPAKKELAERTNPRRLRGDLPDGLQDADVFIGVSAPNILKAEWIRDRMAQDPIVFALANPDPEIDPAEAAQYATVVASGRSDYPNQINNVLAFPGVFRGLLDAHAEDITTEMLIRAADAIAGVVTDEEINPSFIIPSVFHSEVADAVAVAISGEGKSTTGTQTGPIKVGSRSTAAPLDDTGIMPRVQ
- a CDS encoding TIGR04053 family radical SAM/SPASM domain-containing protein; its protein translation is MTLSPSRSVRRQKHDVHDRPFIVIWEVTRACQLACLHCRADAITRRNPGELTLEEGRRLLDGIADFPKPHPLVVLTGGDPFERPDLAELVRYGASIGLSVSLSPSVTPNLTPERLTEMHAAGAKAISLSLDGARAGTHDAFRGFEGTYAATRVAAQQVTDAGFRLQINSTVTRKTVEELPALLRDVIELGAKLWSVFFLVPTGRGQQLQTLSADEVEDVLHWLADMSRFIAIKTTEAPHFRRVVLQREIAAAAGENPTAGRGELYRRLVAMTAVELEGVAVRDRPARPPIDVNSGRGFMFIDHTGKVYPSGFLPHVAGDVRTTSVAEIYRSAPIMRQLRSPEAFGGKCGVCEFREVCGGSRSHAYAVTGDPLAEDPSCAYVPRAVLNEAVTPLS
- a CDS encoding fructosamine kinase family protein → MNEPRTYRKDTSAAPRGYSSWEAAGLLWLAEAEADGGAHVAELRDVDVTHIDLVKYAPAPSTNVAADEFGAALATTHAAGAPAFGAPPARWTSHGFIGPGDSPMPMPVEPTQTWGAFFAEQRIRHMLRAGRSQGLWEEESEVIERVAARLETGEFDDGRPPARIHGDLWAGNVLWTRKGAVLIDPAAHGGHPETDLAMLLLFTAPHIARIIAAYDEAAPLADGWQERVGLHQLFPVMVHAVIFGGGYVQQAVEMARRYA
- a CDS encoding ATP-binding protein, whose translation is MDPITNPYAPGAGQRPPELAGRDEQLKRFDVVLKRIVTGRPERSLVLTGLRGVGKTVLLNQLRSAAVRAKWGTGKLEARPDQGLRRPLSSALHQAVRELGHTQEDEVAHVLGVIKSFAQRDAKPGTKLREVWNPGIDAPAVKGRADSGDIEIDLVELFTDVGGLAADLGRGIAVFIDEMQDLGPEDVSAICAACHEMSQNGAPLIVVGAGLPHLPAVLSASKSYSERLFRYQRIDRLARAEADHALTAPAADEMAEYEQEALDALYFATGGYPYFIQAYGKAVWDQAPQSPIRVEDVRVASPEAESELAVGFFGSRYERATPGEREYLRAMADVAAGIAAKGEEELDDIESVPTAEVARVLDKKPQSLSPARDALLKKGLIYSAERGRIAFTVPHFGRYLREQT